One Cryptomeria japonica chromosome 9, Sugi_1.0, whole genome shotgun sequence genomic window carries:
- the LOC131046918 gene encoding protein EARLY FLOWERING 5 isoform X1, with translation MKTTKGGKVMNPTDAYRKELRKRELKRNKKERKKVREVGILKKDPNTIKEQIDKLEMMKADGALDKARKHKKRQLEDTLNLVMKKRKEYEEKMREKGEEPVMFSHLAPPRRRSTAEEEQRVKHPKPEDSVYYHPTLNPSGAPPPGKPPMYKSSIGPRIPLTGASSSHASTSKSDSESEPSLPVPPPPPPPPLPVSGEVDSTEETAIPIPLPVPPPPPAPPKPGSSGSSLPLPPPPPPPPGPPPKDAVIARTLPPPPPPRPAQPPPPGTLGDEKDNTQNLKDRMDASRSKEQEWAGTHLPPPPPGQPPNLAKTDAEGDSTEAGGNTESKDAMQKKPPPPPPARPPSVVPSQTEVPPPGVTRLPPPPPPPDMRPPLSGPPPPPPPRVPPPGMALPGPPPVGRPPFGPPPGPPPMIRPAVGSSTPLPPPFRPRMPEADDPGKSSGPTKPSYVKSAAATVVKRPLAQHTPELTAMVPASVRVRRESTQKVKPKPIVAASSLGPVSIVKPDSVQPVAKPQSIDDSYVAFLEDMKALGALDDDK, from the exons ATGAAGACGACAAAGGGAGGCAAAGTGATGAATCCTACCGATGCGTATCGAAAGGAGCTTCGCAAGCGCGAATTGAAGCGG aacaagaaggaaagaaagaaagtacgAGAAGTTGGGATTCTAAAGAAGGATCCTAATACTATAAAGGAGCAGATTGATAAGCTAGAAATGATGA AGGCAGATGGGGCATTGgacaaagcaagaaagcataaaaAACGCCAACTTGAAGACACGCTCAACCTTGtcatgaagaagaggaag GAATATGAAGAAAAGATGCGTGAGAAAGGTGAAGAGCCAGTAATGTTCAG TCATCTGGCTCCGCCAAGACGGAGGTCAACAGCAGAAGAAGAGCAGAGGGTAAAACATCCAAAGCCAGAG GATTCTGTTTATTATCATCCCACTCTCAATCCTAGTGGAGCACCTCCTCCTGGAAAACCCCCCATGTACAAGTCATCGATTG GGCCAAGGATTCCATTGACAGGTGCATCGAGTAGTCATGCTTCAACATCAAAGTCTGATTCTGAATCGGAACCATCATTGCCAGTCcccccaccaccaccacctccacccttGCCTGTTTCTGGTGAGGTGGATTCAACTGAAGAGACTGCCATTCCAATACCTTTGCCAGTGCCACCACCACCACCTGCTCCCCCTAAACCAGGTTCTTCTGGTTCATCACtgcctctccctcctccacctccacctcctcctggtCCTCCTCCAAAAGATGCAGTTATTGCACGAACACTTCCACCCCCTCCACCACCCAGACCTGCACAACCTCCTCCACCTGGAACTCTAGGAGATGAAAAGGATAACACACAGAATTTGAAAGATAGAATGGATGCTTCACGTTCTAAAGAACAAGAATGG GCTGGCACCCAtcttcctcctcctccacctggacAACCACCAAATTTGGCAAAAACTGATGCTGAGGGAGATTCCACTGAAGCTGGAGGTAACACggaatcaaaagatgcaatgcaaaagaagcctcctcctcctcctcctgcaaGACCACCATCAGTTGTTCCTTCACAGACAGAGGTTCCACCCCCAGGAGTTACAAggctaccaccaccacctcctccgccTGACATGAGACCACCTTTGTCCGGaccaccaccccctccacctccaagAGTTCCACCTCCAGGAATGGCTCTTCCTGGACCTCCACCAGTAGGAAGACCTCCATTTGGTCCACCTCCTGGGCCACCTCCCATGATTAGACCGGCAGTAGGTTCTTCAACTCCACTTCCTCCACCTTTTCGACCAAGAATGCCTGAAGCAGATGATCCCGGCAAGTCATCTGGACCTACAAAACCATCTTATGTAAAGTCAGCAGCAGCCACTGTTGTAAAACGGCCTTTGGCTCAACATACACCTGAACTAACTGCAATG GTTCCAGCCTCGGTTCGTGTAAGGAGGGAAAGCACTCAAAAGGTGAAACCtaagcccattgttgctgccaGTTCTTTGGGTCCTGTATCTATAGTGAAACCGGATTCTGTTCAACCAGTAGCTAAACCTCAAAGCATTGATGACTCTTATGTGGCATTCTTAGAGGACATGAAGGCCCTTGGTGCACTTGATGATGACAAATGA
- the LOC131046918 gene encoding protein EARLY FLOWERING 5 isoform X2: MKKRKEYEEKMREKGEEPVMFSHLAPPRRRSTAEEEQRVKHPKPEDSVYYHPTLNPSGAPPPGKPPMYKSSIGPRIPLTGASSSHASTSKSDSESEPSLPVPPPPPPPPLPVSGEVDSTEETAIPIPLPVPPPPPAPPKPGSSGSSLPLPPPPPPPPGPPPKDAVIARTLPPPPPPRPAQPPPPGTLGDEKDNTQNLKDRMDASRSKEQEWAGTHLPPPPPGQPPNLAKTDAEGDSTEAGGNTESKDAMQKKPPPPPPARPPSVVPSQTEVPPPGVTRLPPPPPPPDMRPPLSGPPPPPPPRVPPPGMALPGPPPVGRPPFGPPPGPPPMIRPAVGSSTPLPPPFRPRMPEADDPGKSSGPTKPSYVKSAAATVVKRPLAQHTPELTAMVPASVRVRRESTQKVKPKPIVAASSLGPVSIVKPDSVQPVAKPQSIDDSYVAFLEDMKALGALDDDK; encoded by the exons atgaagaagaggaag GAATATGAAGAAAAGATGCGTGAGAAAGGTGAAGAGCCAGTAATGTTCAG TCATCTGGCTCCGCCAAGACGGAGGTCAACAGCAGAAGAAGAGCAGAGGGTAAAACATCCAAAGCCAGAG GATTCTGTTTATTATCATCCCACTCTCAATCCTAGTGGAGCACCTCCTCCTGGAAAACCCCCCATGTACAAGTCATCGATTG GGCCAAGGATTCCATTGACAGGTGCATCGAGTAGTCATGCTTCAACATCAAAGTCTGATTCTGAATCGGAACCATCATTGCCAGTCcccccaccaccaccacctccacccttGCCTGTTTCTGGTGAGGTGGATTCAACTGAAGAGACTGCCATTCCAATACCTTTGCCAGTGCCACCACCACCACCTGCTCCCCCTAAACCAGGTTCTTCTGGTTCATCACtgcctctccctcctccacctccacctcctcctggtCCTCCTCCAAAAGATGCAGTTATTGCACGAACACTTCCACCCCCTCCACCACCCAGACCTGCACAACCTCCTCCACCTGGAACTCTAGGAGATGAAAAGGATAACACACAGAATTTGAAAGATAGAATGGATGCTTCACGTTCTAAAGAACAAGAATGG GCTGGCACCCAtcttcctcctcctccacctggacAACCACCAAATTTGGCAAAAACTGATGCTGAGGGAGATTCCACTGAAGCTGGAGGTAACACggaatcaaaagatgcaatgcaaaagaagcctcctcctcctcctcctgcaaGACCACCATCAGTTGTTCCTTCACAGACAGAGGTTCCACCCCCAGGAGTTACAAggctaccaccaccacctcctccgccTGACATGAGACCACCTTTGTCCGGaccaccaccccctccacctccaagAGTTCCACCTCCAGGAATGGCTCTTCCTGGACCTCCACCAGTAGGAAGACCTCCATTTGGTCCACCTCCTGGGCCACCTCCCATGATTAGACCGGCAGTAGGTTCTTCAACTCCACTTCCTCCACCTTTTCGACCAAGAATGCCTGAAGCAGATGATCCCGGCAAGTCATCTGGACCTACAAAACCATCTTATGTAAAGTCAGCAGCAGCCACTGTTGTAAAACGGCCTTTGGCTCAACATACACCTGAACTAACTGCAATG GTTCCAGCCTCGGTTCGTGTAAGGAGGGAAAGCACTCAAAAGGTGAAACCtaagcccattgttgctgccaGTTCTTTGGGTCCTGTATCTATAGTGAAACCGGATTCTGTTCAACCAGTAGCTAAACCTCAAAGCATTGATGACTCTTATGTGGCATTCTTAGAGGACATGAAGGCCCTTGGTGCACTTGATGATGACAAATGA